The Microbacterium natoriense genomic interval TACGGCTCGGTCTTCGCGAGAGCCGGAGGGTTCTCCTTGTCGCGACCGGCCGGAAGACCGGACTGCGGGTGATCGATGATCTCCGGGATCTCCTCGTCGGGCAGACCCGCCGCGAAGTAGCGGACCGTCTCGTTGCCGAGGCCGTCCCAGTAGGAGACCGCGATGCGGTCGGCGTGATAGCCGTGGTCCTGTTCACCCATCGGGCCGGAGCCGACACGGGTGCCCCTGATCGCGTTGCCGCCGGTAGCCATCAGATCACCTCGAACTTCGTGATGAGGCCGAGCGCGACGATCGACACGAACCAGATCAGGGCGAGGATCACCGTGAAGCGGTTGAGGTTGCGCTCCGCCAGGCCCGACGAGCCGACCGCGGTGGACATGCCACCGCCGAACATGTCGGACAGGCCGCCGCCGCGGCCCTTGTGGAGCAGGATGAGGAGAGTCAGCAGAACGCTGGTGATGCCCAGCAGCACCTGCAGGACGAACTCGAGAATTTCCACGAGGAAGAAGCCTTTCGCCGGGGCGGGATAGCCCCCGTAACGGTCAAGTATACGGTGCGGCGGGGCCGGAGCCCCGCCACACGCTCAGACGCCTACGTGCTTCTCGAAGCGGATGATCGCTGCGAACTCGTCGACCACGAGGCTCGCCCCGCCGACCAGAGCGCCGTCGACGTCGGGCTCGCGCATGAAGCTGGCGATGTTCGACGACTTCACCGATCCGCCGTAGAGGATGCGGGTCCGCGCAGCCGCGTCGTCGCCGAGGACCTTCGCGATCACCGCACGCAGAGCCGCGCAGACGTCCTGCGCCTGCTGAGGCGTCGCCGCCTGCCCCGAGCCGATGGCCCAGACCGGCTCGTACGCCACGACGATGTCGGCATCCTTCGAGAGCCCCTGCAGCGCGACCTCGAGCTGACCGGCCGGAACGGCGCTCGCACCGAACTTCTCGAGGTCCTCCGCCGTCTCGCCGACGCAGATCACCGGAACCAGGCCGTTCTTGATCGCAGCCTTCGTCTTCGCTGCCACGACCTCGTCGGACTCCGCGTG includes:
- a CDS encoding RNA polymerase-binding protein RbpA; protein product: MATGGNAIRGTRVGSGPMGEQDHGYHADRIAVSYWDGLGNETVRYFAAGLPDEEIPEIIDHPQSGLPAGRDKENPPALAKTEPYKTHLAYVKERRTDEEAVQLLEDALTQLRERRGQ
- the secG gene encoding preprotein translocase subunit SecG, producing MEILEFVLQVLLGITSVLLTLLILLHKGRGGGLSDMFGGGMSTAVGSSGLAERNLNRFTVILALIWFVSIVALGLITKFEVI
- the tpiA gene encoding triose-phosphate isomerase; its protein translation is MGLNTRTPLIAGNWKMNLDHLQAVAFVQKLHWTLKDAKHEDGSVEVAVFPPFTDIRSVQTLIDADKIPFALGAQDLSAHDSGAYTGEVSGAFLAKLDAKYVIIGHSERREYHAESDEVVAAKTKAAIKNGLVPVICVGETAEDLEKFGASAVPAGQLEVALQGLSKDADIVVAYEPVWAIGSGQAATPQQAQDVCAALRAVIAKVLGDDAAARTRILYGGSVKSSNIASFMREPDVDGALVGGASLVVDEFAAIIRFEKHVGV